Proteins co-encoded in one Thamnophis elegans isolate rThaEle1 chromosome 1, rThaEle1.pri, whole genome shotgun sequence genomic window:
- the RETREG2 gene encoding reticulophagy regulator 2, translating into MASGGPSVPVTEEGEAVTGSGPATAEAEEEEEEEQEVLALAVRLRRRLRGWEATVTAVQRLLVWERPPQSLAGAVALGAALWLFSSTSLRPLFLLSTGFIGILLLERWKPHFLLDFSVQPIEEPGGDSDHEMTGAQPHLLSISELCRCFAEIWITFRLYLQELLQYKKQNPAKFCARICSGCLILAIVGHYVPGIMISYIALLSILLWPLVVYHELIQRMYTRLEPILMKLDYSMKVETLHLKHEKKKRQGKIEPEAGSEPMAETESESEAELSGYSPVVDVKKTALALAITDSELSDEEASILESGGFTVSRATTPQLTDVSEDLDQQSLPSEPEESFSKDLAEFPSVEEFHSKDLGPSNEDDNFGVPIQSAQQLNSAEEEEAETAAVAAAAAVAAAMNSDTSILCLTSPLHFVNTHFNGNGQATVGGIPESQATCAQGLGLHIDSLSQEIVTTAISTVVQNTLSALLHSSEDTEGPCFSEFLPTEPEERLSFQAQLSENEEVGTTPLPGKEEEEEEADDFELLDQKELEQMDTELGLSGETEAPGAPSQPPKELLP; encoded by the exons ATGGCGAGCGGAGGCCCGAGCGTGCCAGTCACAGAGGAAGGGGAGGCGGTGACGGGGTCCGGACCCGCGACGGCAGAagctgaagaagaggaagaggaagagcaggaggtgTTGGCTCTAGCCGTCCGGCTGAGACGACGCCTGAGGGGCTGGGAAGCCACCGTGACGGCCGTGCAGCGGCTCTTGGTTTGGGAGAGGCCGCCGCAAAGCCTGGCCGGGGCCGTCGCTCTCGGAGCTGCTTTGTG GTTGTTTTCCTCCACTTCATTACGCCCCCTGTTCCTCCTTAGTACTGGATTTATTGGTATTTTGCTGTTGGAGAGATGGAAGCCCCATTTTTTATTGGATTTCTCAG tACAACCCATAGAAGAACCTGGGGGAGACAG TGACCATGAGATGACAGGAGCACAACCTCACCTGCTCAGTATTTCAGAACTATGTCGTTGCTTCGCTGAGATCTGGATTACCTTTAGGCTATACCTGCAGGAACTTCTGCAATATAAGAAGCAAAACCCTGCCAAG TTCTGTGCCAGAATCTGCTCAGGATGCTTGATTCTAGCAATTGTAGGACACTATGTTCCGGGTATCATGATTTCCTACATTGCCT TACTTAGTATTCTGCTGTGGCCACTGGTGGTTTACCATGAACTCATTCAAAGAATGTATACCCGTTTGGAGCCCATCCTAATGAAACTGGACTACAGTATGAAAGTGGAGACTTTGCATCTTAAACATgaaaagaaaa AGCGTCAAGGAAAGATTGAGCCAGAAGCTGGCAGTGAACCAATGGCAGAAACAGAAAGTGAGAGTGAAGCAGAACTGTCTGGCTACTCTCCAGTG GTAGATGTGAAGAAGACAGCTCTGGCATTAGCAATCACAGATTCTGAACTCTCTGATGAAGAGGCATCTATCCTAGAAAGTGGAGGATTCACGGTCTCCAGAGCTACAACACCACAACTGACAGATGTGTCTGAAG ATTTGGACCAGCAGAGCCTCCCCAGTGAGCCTGAAGAATCCTTTTCCAAGGATTTAGCAGAATTCCCTTCTGTGGAAGAATTCCATTCCAAAGACTTGGGACCATCCAACGAAGATGACAATTTTGGGGTTCCCATTCAAAGTGCACAACagctaaactctgctgaagaggaagaggcggagacagcagcagtggcagcagcagcggcggtaGCTGCTGCCATGAATTCGGACACATCCATTCTGTGCCTGACCTCACCCCTGCATTTTGTAAATACTCATTTCAATGGGAATGGGCAGGCAACGGTGGGAGGAATCCCTGAATCTCAAGCTACCTGTGCACAAGGCCTGGGGCTACACATCGATTCGTTGAGCCAAGAAATTGTCACAACGGCTATCAGTACAGTTGTGCAGAACACCCTGTCAGCCCTGCTCCACTCCTCAGAGGACACTGAAGGGCCTTGCTTCTCTGAGTTCTTGCCTACTGAACCTGAAGAGAGACTCAGTTTCCAGGCACAGCTATCTGAGAATGAGGAGGTGGGAACAACTCCTCTAcctgggaaagaagaggaggaagaggaagctgATGATTTTGAGCTGCTTGATCAGAAGGAGCTGGAGCAAATGGATACAGAGCTGGGCCTTTCTGGAGAAACAGAAGCTCCAGGAGCTCCTTCTCAACCTCCTAAAGAACTATTACCCTGA